A region from the Salminus brasiliensis chromosome 22, fSalBra1.hap2, whole genome shotgun sequence genome encodes:
- the klhl11 gene encoding kelch-like protein 11 yields the protein MLVCVCLSLLYRTGLLRFLRFQPAEAGMAAAAPNLEESNRSGTGGGGGGSSGGGGGGGGGGGGSGSGGGSGSAASLSGDGESEEAEEFSSATHCSELSRRQNEQRKLGLFCDVTLVFSGGGAGGGGGGGGGGDLVTGAHHSFELCAHRSVLAAATDYFTPLLGGQFSESVSRRVEMKEWSSEAGPERDTVESVVQFMYTGEIRVSTANVHEVLELADRFLLVQLKEFCGEFLKRKLSLANCVAVHSLAHMYTLDQLALRAADMIRRNFHKVIQDEEFYTLPFHLVRDWLSDAEITVDSEEVLFDAVVKWVQKNAEDREKYFEELFRLLRLPQIKPTYLTRVVKNEPLVAQNAACLQLVSDAVEGHAIRFENLKSADTEFWASYMAAFQPRFGQNMDVIMVVGGVSEGGDYLSECVGYFVYEDRWVNLPHIHNHLDGHAIAATDSHVYVAGSMEPGFAKTVERYNPNRNTWEQVSNLTTRKHSFGLTCIKNILYSIGGHGNFSPGFKDVSVYEPEQDKWHNLESAPKILRDVKAISVEDRYVYVTARTPVDTDNDDGLKTVTTRYDTDSRQWQEVDSLPLIDNYCLFQMAVASTNFYHTASCCPRSYAGIRDEVARQKISARISDDILESLPPEVTSIEGAAICYLGDDVFVIGGWKNSDDVDKQYRKEAYRYCAERKRWMLLPPMPQPRCRATACHVRIPYRFLYGCQRYPMPQNLARQRDRMQQMQQLHRRTLTLRRQLQSQIEC from the exons atgttggtgtgtgtgtgcctcagtCTGCTCTACCGGACGGGTTTACTGCGTTTTTTGCGATTCCAACCCGCTGAAGCCGGCATGGCTGCGGCAGCGCCCAACCTGGAGGAGTCGAACCGCAGCGGGACTGGCGGCGGAGGAGGcggcagcagcggcggcggaggaggaggaggcggcggcggcggcggcagcggcagcggcggcggcagcgGCTCGGCCGCGTCGCTGTCTGGCGACGGAGAGTCGGAGGAGGCCGAGGAGTTCTCCTCCGCCACGCACTGCTCCGAGCTCTCTCGCCGGCAGAACGAGCAGAGGAAGCTCGGCCTCTTCTGCGACGTGACGCTGGTGTTCAGCGGCGGTGGagctggaggtggaggaggtggaggaggtggaggag atcTTGTCACAGGAGCCCACCACAGCTTCGAGCTGTGCGCCCACCGGTCTGTCCTGGCGGCGGCCACCGACTACTTCACCCCGCTGCTGGGCGGCCAGTTCTCCGAGTCGGTGTCCCGGAGGGTGGAGATGAAGGAGTGGAGCAGCGAGGCCGGGCCTGAGAGGGACACGGTGGAGAGCGTGGTGCAGTTCATGTACACAGGGGAGATCCGGGTCAGCACGGCCAACGTGCACGAGGTGCTGGAGCTCGCCGACAG GTTCCTGCTGGTGCAGCTGAAGGAATTCTGCGGGGAGTTCCTGAAGAGGAAGCTGAGCCTGGCCAACTGTGTTGCTGTCCACAGCCTGGCCCACATGTACACTCTGGATCAGCTGGCTCTGCGCGCCGCAGACATGATCCGCCGCAACTTCCACAAGGTTATCCAGGATGAGGAGTTCTACACGTTGCCGTTCCACCTGGTGCGGGACTGGCTGTCAGACGCTGAGATCACGGTGGACTCTGAGGAGGTTCTGTTCGACGCTGTGGTGAAGTGGGTGCAGAAGAATGCAGAGGACAGGGAGAAGTACTTCGAGGAGCTGTTCCGCCTCCTGAGGCTGCCGCAGATAAAGCCCACCTACCTGACGAGGGTGGTGAAGAACGAGCCGCTGGTGGCGCAGAACGCCGCCTGTCTTCAGCTGGTGTCTGACGCCGTGGAAGGGCACGCCATCCGCTTTGAGAACCTCAAGTCTGCCGATACGGAATTCTGGGCATCCTACATGGCCGCCTTCCAGCCGAGGTTTGGCCAGAACATGGACGTCATCATGGTCGTCGGTGGCGTGTCCGAAGGTGGCGACTACCTGAGCGAGTGCGTGGGATACTTCGTGTACGAGGACCGCTGGGTCAATCTTCCGCATATTCACAATCACCTGGATGGCCATGCTATCGCAGCCACCGATTCGCACGTGTACGTGGCGGGCTCCATGGAACCGGGATTTGCCAAGACGGTGGAGCGATACAATCCGAACCGCAACACCTGGGAGCAAGTGAGCAACCTCACCACGCGCAAGCACTCCTTCGGGCTCACCTGCATCAAAAACATCCTCTACAGCATCGGCGGGCACGGCAACTTCAGTCCCGGCTTCAAGGACGTGAGTGTGTACGAGCCCGAGCAAGACAAGTGGCACAACCTAGAGTCCGCCCCCAAGATCCTGAGGGACGTCAAAGCCATAAGTGTGGAAGACCGCTACGTCTACGTGACCGCTAGGACCCCCGTGGACACAGACAACGATGACGGCCTGAAGACGGTCACCACTCGCTACGACACGGACAGCCGGCAGTGGCAGGAGGTGGACTCCCTTCCCCTTATCGACAACTACTGCCTCTTCCAGATGGCCGTTGCATCCACCAACTTCTACCACACTGCCTCCTGCTGCCCGAGGAGCTACGCCGGCATCCGCGACGAAGTGGCTCGGCAgaagatcagtgccagaatctCTGACGACATCCTCGAGAGCCTCCCGCCGGAGGTGACCAGCATTGAGGGGGCGGCTATCTGTTACCTCGGCGATGATGTGTTTGTGATCGGCGGCTGGAAGAACAGCGACGACGTGGATAAGCAGTACCGCAAAGAGGCTTACCGCTACTGCGCCGAGCGAAAGCGCTGGATGCTTCTCCCCCCCATGCCCCAGCCACGCTGCCGGGCCACCGCCTGCCACGTCCGCATTCCCTATCGCTTCCTGTACGGCTGCCAACGCTACCCTATGCCCCAGAACCTGGCACGACAGCGGGACCGCATGCAGCAGATGCAGCAGCTGCACCGGCGCACGCTAACCCTGCGCAGGCAGCTGCAGTCCCAGATCGAGTGCTAA